Proteins co-encoded in one uncultured Draconibacterium sp. genomic window:
- a CDS encoding alpha-L-fucosidase codes for MRNILFLVVAIIVSTGANAQGISKEKQKRMQWFGDAKLGIFIHWGIYSVNGIDESWSFFNDYISYDDYMKQLSGFTAANYNPEQWAELIAQSGAKYAVLTTKHHDGVALWDTKCNDLNVVDKTPAGKDLVAPFVKALRKNDLKVGLYYSLLDWSHPDYPNKTRKIKRYENDSLRWANFVDFNFCQLEELSKQFKPDLYWFDGDWEQSAEKWKAKKLSEALRKWNKDVIMNSRIQGYGDYATPEQGLPVTRPNAPYWELCMTMNDSWGYQHNDHNYKTPNQVIRILVDCINKGGNLLLDIGPKADGSIPEEQVDILKELGRWTSKHAEAIYGTQAGIPYEHYYGPTALNKAGDILYLFVPHKPNGSLVLKGIKNKINRMWVVGNGTKLNWDVKMKQYWSAVPGIVYIDVPEKVLDEQVTVIAVLLDGKVDLYREQGQVIESN; via the coding sequence ATGCGAAATATCTTATTTTTAGTAGTGGCAATCATCGTGTCAACTGGTGCAAATGCTCAGGGAATTAGTAAAGAAAAACAAAAGCGAATGCAATGGTTTGGCGATGCTAAACTAGGCATTTTTATACACTGGGGTATTTATTCGGTAAATGGCATTGACGAGAGTTGGTCGTTTTTTAACGACTACATTTCGTACGACGATTACATGAAGCAGCTTTCAGGATTTACGGCCGCTAACTATAATCCTGAACAGTGGGCTGAACTAATTGCCCAAAGTGGAGCGAAATACGCTGTACTTACTACAAAACATCACGACGGAGTAGCGCTTTGGGATACCAAATGCAACGATTTGAATGTGGTGGACAAAACGCCTGCCGGTAAAGACTTAGTGGCACCTTTTGTAAAAGCACTTCGTAAAAACGATCTGAAAGTTGGTTTGTACTATTCGTTGCTCGACTGGTCTCATCCTGATTATCCAAATAAGACAAGAAAGATAAAACGTTACGAAAATGATTCGCTTCGCTGGGCAAATTTTGTTGATTTTAACTTTTGCCAGTTAGAAGAGCTTTCTAAACAATTTAAACCCGATTTGTATTGGTTTGACGGCGACTGGGAGCAATCGGCAGAAAAATGGAAGGCAAAAAAGTTGAGCGAGGCCTTACGAAAATGGAATAAGGATGTGATTATGAACAGCCGGATTCAGGGTTATGGCGATTATGCCACACCGGAGCAGGGATTGCCGGTAACACGCCCCAATGCTCCGTATTGGGAATTGTGTATGACCATGAACGACAGCTGGGGATATCAGCATAATGACCACAATTATAAAACACCGAACCAGGTTATTCGCATTCTGGTAGATTGTATCAATAAAGGAGGAAATTTACTGCTGGATATCGGTCCGAAAGCAGATGGATCAATTCCTGAAGAACAGGTTGATATTTTGAAAGAGCTGGGGCGCTGGACCAGTAAACATGCTGAAGCCATTTACGGTACGCAGGCCGGAATTCCTTACGAACATTATTACGGACCAACCGCACTGAACAAAGCCGGAGATATTCTTTATTTATTTGTGCCGCACAAACCCAATGGTTCGCTGGTGCTGAAAGGAATAAAAAACAAGATTAACCGGATGTGGGTGGTTGGTAATGGCACCAAGTTGAACTGGGATGTGAAAATGAAACAATACTGGAGCGCAGTGCCGGGGATTGTATATATTGATGTTCCCGAAAAAGTGCTCGATGAGCAGGTTACGGTAATTGCTGTTTTACTCGACGGGAAAGTTGATCTTTACCGCGAGCAGGGGCAGGTGATTGAGAGTAACTAA
- a CDS encoding mechanosensitive ion channel family protein, with product MNFNFSKYFNAANLEKLMWVLIIVVVGVALIYLLAFVVNKVLPKSLSQQRKMIIRRLIYYSGYILLGFILIAQLDIDPTPFFGAAGVIGLVVGVASQTSIGNIVSGFFLVGEKSFEIGDVIKVGDKSGVVFSIDLLAVKIRTFDNQLLRIPNQTIISTELINVTRFPIRRLDFNVSVAYKEDLAKVKTLLEEVAKANPLSLDEPEPLIVFKDFGASGIDILLGIWFEKPNYLKVKNSIFQEIKARFDAEGIEIPFPHVTLYTGEATKPFPVMNTTTDKK from the coding sequence ATGAATTTTAACTTTTCGAAATATTTTAATGCCGCAAACCTTGAAAAATTAATGTGGGTACTGATCATCGTGGTGGTTGGAGTTGCATTGATTTACCTGCTGGCATTCGTGGTTAATAAAGTGCTGCCCAAATCCCTGTCTCAACAACGAAAAATGATCATTCGGCGCCTCATTTATTATTCAGGTTATATTTTGCTGGGCTTTATCCTTATTGCTCAGCTTGACATCGACCCGACTCCATTTTTTGGTGCTGCAGGTGTTATCGGGTTGGTAGTTGGTGTGGCCTCGCAAACCAGCATTGGTAACATTGTTAGTGGTTTTTTCCTTGTTGGAGAAAAGTCGTTCGAGATTGGCGATGTAATTAAAGTTGGCGATAAATCTGGTGTTGTTTTCAGCATTGATTTGCTTGCTGTTAAAATACGAACTTTTGACAACCAGCTCTTGAGAATTCCAAACCAAACGATTATTTCTACTGAGTTGATAAATGTTACGCGCTTCCCTATCCGGCGCCTCGATTTTAACGTTAGCGTAGCCTACAAAGAAGATCTGGCGAAAGTAAAAACCTTGTTGGAAGAAGTGGCAAAAGCAAACCCTCTGAGTTTAGATGAGCCGGAGCCGCTTATTGTTTTTAAAGATTTTGGAGCCAGCGGAATCGATATTCTATTGGGAATTTGGTTTGAAAAGCCCAACTACCTAAAAGTAAAAAATTCTATTTTTCAGGAAATAAAAGCCCGTTTTGATGCCGAAGGAATTGAAATTCCGTTCCCGCACGTTACGTTGTACACCGGCGAAGCCACGAAACCTTTTCCGGTTATGAATACAACAACAGACAAAAAATAG
- a CDS encoding cupin domain-containing protein: protein MKISVDNYSEEELQEEGVFEWPVRKLDEEKIDWYYEQTELCYIAEGEAVITTEFETVTVHAGDFVTLPKGIECVWDVESELMMHYSCE from the coding sequence ATGAAAATTTCTGTTGACAACTATTCTGAAGAAGAACTGCAGGAAGAGGGCGTTTTTGAATGGCCGGTTCGTAAGCTGGACGAAGAAAAAATAGATTGGTATTACGAACAAACAGAGTTGTGTTATATTGCTGAAGGAGAGGCAGTGATTACCACAGAGTTTGAGACGGTAACAGTGCATGCCGGAGATTTTGTTACCTTGCCGAAAGGTATTGAGTGTGTTTGGGATGTAGAGTCCGAATTAATGATGCACTATTCCTGCGAATAA
- a CDS encoding Rieske (2Fe-2S) protein — protein sequence MDRKEFIKKFAYGGSILLTAPAILSACSSSDDDFVPDDPDNPDSDLTIDLGSSTYADLGTIGGSVYEGNIMIFRTGDSTYLALSKICTHQGCTVAYNHASGDVLCPCHSSRFTTAGAVVNGPATTSLKKYSVQKNGDILTIS from the coding sequence ATGGATAGAAAAGAATTCATCAAAAAGTTTGCTTATGGTGGCAGCATTCTGTTAACTGCACCTGCAATTTTAAGTGCCTGCTCAAGTAGCGATGACGATTTTGTACCTGACGATCCGGATAATCCTGATAGTGATTTAACTATCGATCTAGGCAGTTCAACCTACGCGGATTTGGGAACCATTGGCGGTTCTGTTTACGAAGGAAATATTATGATTTTCAGGACAGGCGATAGTACTTATCTGGCACTTTCAAAAATATGTACGCACCAGGGATGTACAGTGGCCTACAACCATGCCAGTGGCGATGTACTTTGTCCATGTCATTCGTCTCGCTTTACAACCGCCGGAGCTGTTGTAAACGGACCGGCAACTACCAGCCTGAAAAAATATAGCGTGCAAAAAAACGGCGATATACTTACGATTAGTTAA
- a CDS encoding YccF domain-containing protein, whose product MKILGNLIWLIFGGFAIFLEYMLAGIALCVTIVGIPFGIQSFKLGILALWPFGQKIEYMDYAPGCLSTIMNIIWLFIGGIWIMLTHILFGLLLGITIIGIPWAKQHFKMASLALTPFGRRIV is encoded by the coding sequence ATGAAAATTTTAGGAAACCTAATTTGGTTAATATTCGGCGGTTTTGCCATTTTTTTGGAATACATGCTTGCAGGCATAGCACTCTGCGTTACAATTGTTGGAATTCCGTTTGGTATTCAATCGTTTAAACTCGGCATACTCGCACTCTGGCCTTTTGGTCAAAAAATTGAATACATGGATTATGCTCCGGGCTGTTTGTCTACCATTATGAATATTATTTGGTTATTCATCGGAGGAATCTGGATTATGCTAACTCACATACTTTTTGGCTTACTTTTAGGAATTACAATTATTGGTATCCCGTGGGCAAAACAACATTTTAAAATGGCCTCGCTGGCACTTACTCCTTTTGGCAGAAGAATTGTATAA
- a CDS encoding Crp/Fnr family transcriptional regulator, whose translation MDRQKIISRFEHTTSLIDTFNLKNEPVVLKKGELFIDYGEKNKKLGILLDGLLYASYLSDSGTEWVSRFFFPPNNFIVSNHRGFVLGKDSSEAIRAYEDSRLIFIEKDEFKNLLDNNHKFERTVRILAEESYIQAMDRIHSFQSLNAEQRIRKFFVEYPELAQKLQRQHIASYLGIHRNILTRILYKL comes from the coding sequence ATGGATAGACAAAAGATAATATCGCGATTTGAGCATACGACTAGCCTGATTGATACTTTTAATTTGAAGAATGAACCAGTGGTGCTAAAAAAAGGCGAATTATTTATTGATTATGGCGAAAAGAACAAAAAGCTGGGCATTTTGCTCGATGGTTTGCTTTACGCTTCCTATCTATCCGACAGCGGAACCGAGTGGGTGTCGCGCTTTTTCTTTCCTCCGAATAACTTTATTGTAAGCAATCACCGCGGGTTTGTGTTGGGGAAAGATTCATCCGAAGCCATTCGTGCCTACGAAGATTCGCGCCTGATCTTTATCGAAAAGGATGAGTTTAAGAATTTGCTTGATAACAATCATAAATTCGAACGTACAGTGCGTATTCTTGCCGAAGAAAGTTATATTCAGGCAATGGATCGTATTCACTCTTTTCAATCACTGAATGCAGAGCAACGCATCCGTAAATTTTTTGTGGAATACCCTGAACTGGCACAGAAATTACAACGCCAGCACATTGCATCGTATCTCGGTATTCACCGAAACATCTTAACCCGTATCCTTTATAAATTGTAG
- a CDS encoding secondary thiamine-phosphate synthase enzyme YjbQ, producing MIEQKEITLPAFRRGYHLITRLIEEQLPDLPEKGLLHILVKHTSAGITLNENADPTVRTDFENFINKMIPENDPVYVHTYEGADDMPAHLKSSVIGAEVTIPITRHRLNLGTWQGIYFGEFRDYGGARRMVLTVYS from the coding sequence ATGATTGAGCAGAAAGAAATAACACTCCCCGCATTTAGGCGCGGATACCATTTAATTACCCGTTTAATTGAAGAGCAGTTGCCCGACTTGCCAGAGAAAGGTTTGTTGCATATTTTGGTGAAACATACATCGGCCGGTATAACATTGAATGAAAATGCTGACCCGACGGTACGCACCGATTTTGAGAACTTTATTAATAAAATGATTCCGGAGAATGATCCGGTTTATGTGCACACCTACGAAGGAGCTGACGATATGCCGGCACATCTTAAATCGTCGGTAATTGGTGCTGAAGTAACCATCCCGATTACGCGCCATCGATTAAATTTGGGTACCTGGCAGGGAATCTACTTTGGCGAATTTCGCGATTATGGAGGAGCACGACGAATGGTACTGACAGTATATAGTTGA
- a CDS encoding DUF432 domain-containing protein, whose translation MEKLSIYGKKQLDSGESALIDYKIFTLGIKRNDEGWYINSFDDTHDEQEINTSEIVDGTYFHSGKSNNLILTPALPEKPMVFKSSRIIISPKQRLTFFVKIPLILQVYASKKQDENLLAEFPLQHVSNTWFGEPVNGEVAFALESDHYLDFKTIEADERFAICPITIFNNDKAALEIERLIIRVDQMHLLKFGNHLVTSQVKLEYRGKDHLSSVSYGFAKAFHGENHEIVAKPRNPEGKSLLKINFHFIKNIYRSE comes from the coding sequence ATGGAGAAGTTATCTATATACGGTAAAAAACAACTGGATTCGGGCGAAAGTGCTTTGATCGATTACAAAATTTTTACACTGGGAATTAAACGCAACGACGAAGGCTGGTACATCAATTCGTTTGACGACACACACGATGAACAGGAAATAAATACCAGCGAAATTGTTGACGGAACCTACTTCCACTCGGGAAAATCGAATAACCTGATACTGACTCCTGCCCTGCCTGAAAAACCAATGGTTTTTAAGAGTAGCCGAATAATAATTTCGCCCAAACAACGCTTAACTTTTTTTGTTAAAATTCCGCTTATTCTTCAGGTATATGCCAGTAAAAAACAAGACGAAAACCTGCTTGCAGAGTTTCCATTACAACATGTTTCGAATACCTGGTTTGGCGAACCGGTAAACGGCGAAGTTGCCTTTGCGCTTGAATCGGATCACTATCTGGATTTTAAAACAATTGAAGCCGATGAGCGATTTGCCATTTGCCCCATAACTATATTTAATAACGACAAGGCAGCTCTCGAGATCGAACGACTTATTATTCGTGTTGATCAGATGCATTTGCTAAAATTCGGCAACCATCTGGTAACAAGCCAGGTAAAACTGGAATACAGAGGCAAAGATCATTTAAGCTCCGTAAGCTATGGTTTTGCAAAAGCTTTTCATGGCGAAAATCACGAAATTGTTGCCAAACCACGAAACCCCGAAGGCAAAAGCCTGTTAAAAATTAATTTCCATTTTATTAAAAACATTTATCGTTCAGAATAA